In a genomic window of Pseudomonas putida:
- a CDS encoding nucleobase:cation symporter-2 family protein, translated as MKTPHVSHQRPEDENLGIGANMAYGLQHVLTMYGGIVAVPLIIGQAAGLSPADIGLLIAASLFAGGLATLLQTLGLPFFGCQLPLVQGVSFSGVATMVAIVSTGGEGGFQAILGAVIAASLIGLLITPVFSRITKFFPPLVTGIVITTIGLTLMPVAARWAMGGNSHSPEFGSMANIGLAALTLVLVLFLSKIGSASISRLSILLAMVIGTIIAVFLGMADFSSVTEGPMFGFPTPFHFGLPTFHFAAILSMCIVVMVTLVETSADILAVGEIIDTKVDSKRLGNGLRADMLSSMIAPIFGSFTQSAFAQNVGLVAVTGVKSRYVVATGGLFLVILGLLPFMGRVIAAVPTSVLGGAGIVLFGTVAASGIRTLSKVDYRNNVNLIIVATSIGFGMIPIAAPNFYEHFPSWFATIFHSGISSSAIMAIVLNLTFNHLTAGNSDQQSVFAAGTERVIRYQDLAALREGDYFSDGKLHDCDGKEIPVLESAHGAVEPRPVLAKSSEHV; from the coding sequence ATGAAAACGCCCCATGTTTCACACCAACGGCCCGAAGACGAAAATCTTGGGATCGGCGCGAATATGGCTTACGGCCTGCAACATGTTCTGACCATGTACGGTGGCATCGTCGCGGTGCCTTTGATCATTGGTCAGGCTGCCGGGCTGTCGCCGGCGGACATCGGTTTGTTGATTGCTGCTTCATTGTTTGCGGGGGGGCTGGCCACGTTGCTGCAAACCCTGGGTCTGCCGTTTTTCGGGTGTCAGTTGCCGCTGGTACAGGGCGTGTCGTTCTCTGGCGTTGCGACCATGGTGGCGATTGTCAGCACGGGAGGTGAGGGTGGCTTCCAGGCGATTCTCGGGGCGGTGATTGCGGCGTCCCTGATAGGCCTGCTGATTACGCCGGTGTTCTCCAGAATCACCAAGTTCTTTCCACCGCTGGTCACGGGCATCGTGATCACCACCATCGGTTTGACGTTGATGCCGGTGGCCGCGCGCTGGGCCATGGGTGGCAACAGCCATTCACCGGAATTCGGCAGCATGGCCAACATCGGCCTGGCCGCGCTGACTTTGGTGCTGGTGCTGTTCTTGAGCAAGATCGGCAGCGCGAGCATCTCCCGCCTGTCGATCCTGCTGGCCATGGTCATCGGTACGATCATCGCGGTGTTCCTCGGCATGGCGGACTTCTCGTCCGTCACCGAGGGCCCGATGTTCGGTTTCCCCACGCCGTTCCATTTCGGCCTGCCGACCTTCCACTTCGCGGCCATCCTGTCGATGTGCATCGTGGTGATGGTGACGCTGGTGGAAACCTCGGCGGACATCCTGGCGGTCGGTGAAATCATCGACACCAAGGTCGACTCCAAGCGCCTGGGCAACGGCCTGCGTGCGGACATGCTGTCGAGCATGATCGCGCCGATCTTCGGCTCCTTCACCCAAAGCGCCTTTGCCCAGAACGTCGGGCTGGTGGCGGTAACGGGGGTCAAGAGTCGTTATGTGGTGGCCACCGGCGGTCTGTTCCTGGTGATCCTCGGCCTGCTGCCATTCATGGGTCGGGTCATCGCCGCCGTGCCGACCTCCGTGCTCGGTGGTGCCGGGATCGTACTGTTCGGCACCGTGGCGGCCAGCGGTATCCGCACGTTGTCCAAGGTCGACTATCGCAACAACGTCAACCTGATCATCGTTGCCACCTCTATCGGCTTCGGCATGATCCCGATTGCCGCGCCGAACTTCTACGAACACTTCCCGAGCTGGTTCGCCACGATCTTCCACTCGGGCATCAGCTCCTCGGCGATCATGGCGATCGTCTTGAACCTGACCTTCAACCACCTGACTGCCGGTAACTCCGATCAACAATCGGTGTTTGCGGCGGGGACCGAGCGGGTTATTCGTTATCAGGATCTGGCGGCGTTGCGCGAAGGGGATTACTTCAGCGACGGCAAGCTGCATGACTGCGACGGCAAGGAGATTCCGGTGCTGGAATCGGCGCATGGCGCGGTAGAGCCGCGACCGGTGCTGGCGAAAAGCAGTGAGCATGTCTGA
- a CDS encoding amino acid aminotransferase codes for MSLFSAVEMAPRDPILGLNEAFNADTRTDKVNLGVGVYCNEEGRIPLLRAVVEAETIRAAQHASRGYLPIDGIAAYDQAVQKLLFGNDSPLLAAGRVITTQAVGGTGALKIGADFLKQLLPNAVVAISDPSWENHRALFETAGFPVQNYRYYDAATHDVNRAGMLEDLNALPNGSIIVLHACCHNPTGVDLSPADWKNVLETVKAKGHVPFLDMAYQGFGDGIDEDAAAVRLFAESGLTFFVSSSFSKSFSLYGERVGALSIVSESKEESARVLSQVKRVIRTNYSNPPTHGATIVAAVLNSPELRAQWEAELAEMRLRIKGMRTQMVDLLAQNAPQRDFSFVGRQCGMFSYSGLSVEQVHRLRNEFGIYALDTGRICVAALNQSNIKTVTDAIVQVI; via the coding sequence ATGAGCCTGTTCTCCGCTGTCGAAATGGCACCACGCGATCCAATCCTGGGCCTCAACGAAGCATTCAACGCCGATACCCGTACTGACAAAGTCAACCTGGGGGTTGGTGTTTACTGCAACGAGGAGGGGCGAATTCCACTCCTGCGCGCCGTTGTCGAAGCCGAGACGATTCGCGCCGCTCAACACGCTTCCCGTGGCTACCTGCCAATTGACGGCATCGCCGCCTACGACCAGGCCGTGCAAAAACTGCTGTTCGGCAATGATTCGCCACTGCTCGCTGCTGGCCGGGTCATCACCACCCAGGCCGTCGGCGGTACCGGCGCACTGAAAATCGGTGCCGACTTCCTCAAGCAACTGCTGCCGAACGCCGTCGTGGCGATCAGCGACCCGAGCTGGGAAAACCACCGCGCCCTGTTCGAAACCGCCGGCTTCCCGGTGCAGAACTACCGCTACTACGACGCCGCGACTCACGATGTGAACCGTGCCGGCATGCTCGAAGACCTGAACGCGCTGCCAAACGGCTCGATCATCGTGCTGCACGCCTGCTGCCACAACCCGACCGGCGTGGACCTGAGCCCGGCGGACTGGAAAAACGTTCTGGAAACCGTGAAAGCCAAAGGTCACGTACCGTTCCTCGACATGGCCTACCAGGGCTTTGGCGATGGCATCGACGAAGACGCCGCCGCCGTGCGCCTGTTCGCAGAATCGGGGCTGACCTTCTTCGTTTCCAGTTCGTTCTCCAAATCCTTCTCGCTGTACGGCGAGCGCGTTGGCGCCCTGTCGATCGTCAGCGAATCGAAAGAAGAAAGCGCGCGCGTACTGTCGCAAGTCAAACGCGTGATCCGCACCAACTACTCCAACCCGCCAACCCACGGTGCAACCATCGTGGCCGCCGTGCTCAACAGCCCGGAACTGCGCGCCCAGTGGGAAGCGGAACTGGCCGAAATGCGCCTGCGCATTAAAGGCATGCGTACCCAGATGGTCGATCTGCTGGCGCAAAACGCTCCGCAGCGCGATTTCAGCTTCGTCGGTCGTCAGTGCGGCATGTTCTCCTACTCCGGCCTGAGCGTTGAACAGGTTCACCGCCTGCGCAACGAGTTCGGCATCTACGCCCTGGACACCGGCCGCATCTGCGTGGCTGCGTTGAACCAGAGCAACATCAAGACTGTGACGGATGCCATCGTTCAGGTCATCTGA
- the uvrB gene encoding excinuclease ABC subunit UvrB → MSEFQLVTRFAPAGDQPEAIRLMVEGIEAGLAHQTLLGVTGSGKTFSIANVIAQVQRPTLVLAPNKTLAAQLYGEFKTFFPNNAVEYFVSYYDYYQPEAYVPSSDTFIEKDASINDHIEQMRLSATKALLERKDAIIVTTVSCIYGLGSPETYLKMVLHVDRGDKLDQRALLRRLADLQYTRNDMDFARATFRVRGDVIDIHPAESDFEAIRIELFDDEVESLSAFDPLTGEVLRKLPRFTFYPKSHYVTPRETLLEAVEGIKVELQERLEYLRTNNKLVEAQRLEQRTRFDLEMILELGYCNGIENYSRYLSGRPAGAAPPTLYDYLPADALLVIDESHVSVPQVGAMYKGDRSRKETLVEYGFRLPSALDNRPMRFDEWEGVSPQTIFVSATPGNYEAEHAGRVIDMVVRPTGLVDPQIEVRPALTQVDDLLSEITKRVAVEERVLVTTLTKRMAEDLTDYLADHGVRVRYLHSDIDTVERVEIIRDLRLGTFDVLVGINLLREGLDMPEVSLVAILDADKEGFLRSERSLIQTIGRAARNLNGRAILYADRITGSMERAIGETERRRDKQIAFNLANGIVPKGVTKDVADIMEGATVPGSRSKKRKGMAKAAEENARYEAELRSPGEIAKRIKALEEKMYQLARDLEFEAAAQMRDEITKLRERLIEV, encoded by the coding sequence ATGTCTGAATTCCAGCTAGTCACCCGTTTCGCCCCCGCCGGCGACCAGCCGGAAGCCATCCGCCTGATGGTCGAGGGCATCGAGGCGGGACTCGCGCACCAGACGTTGCTCGGTGTGACCGGCTCGGGCAAGACCTTCAGTATCGCCAACGTGATCGCCCAGGTGCAGCGTCCGACCCTGGTACTGGCGCCGAACAAGACCCTGGCAGCGCAGTTGTATGGCGAGTTCAAGACGTTTTTCCCGAACAACGCCGTCGAGTATTTCGTTTCCTACTACGACTACTACCAGCCGGAAGCCTACGTCCCGTCCTCGGACACCTTCATCGAGAAAGATGCCTCGATCAACGATCACATCGAGCAGATGCGCCTGTCCGCCACCAAGGCACTGCTGGAACGCAAGGACGCCATCATCGTTACTACGGTGTCCTGCATTTATGGTCTGGGAAGCCCGGAAACCTACCTGAAGATGGTGTTGCACGTGGATCGCGGCGACAAGCTCGATCAACGCGCTCTGCTGCGTCGCCTCGCCGATTTGCAATACACCCGCAACGACATGGATTTCGCCCGTGCGACCTTCCGCGTTCGTGGCGATGTGATCGATATTCATCCGGCGGAATCGGACTTTGAAGCGATCCGCATCGAACTGTTCGATGACGAAGTGGAAAGCCTGTCGGCGTTCGATCCACTGACCGGCGAGGTGCTGCGCAAGTTGCCGCGCTTCACCTTTTATCCAAAAAGCCACTACGTGACGCCGCGGGAAACCTTGCTCGAAGCGGTAGAGGGCATCAAGGTCGAACTGCAGGAGCGCCTGGAATACCTGCGGACCAACAACAAACTGGTGGAAGCCCAGCGTCTGGAGCAGCGCACCCGTTTTGACCTGGAGATGATCCTCGAACTGGGTTATTGCAACGGCATCGAAAACTACTCGCGCTATCTGTCCGGGCGGCCGGCCGGTGCTGCGCCGCCGACGCTCTACGATTATCTGCCCGCCGACGCCTTGCTGGTGATCGACGAGTCCCACGTCAGCGTGCCGCAGGTCGGCGCCATGTATAAGGGCGACCGCTCACGCAAGGAGACGCTGGTGGAATACGGTTTCCGTCTGCCTTCGGCGCTGGACAACCGGCCGATGCGCTTCGATGAGTGGGAAGGGGTGAGCCCGCAGACGATTTTCGTCTCGGCGACGCCGGGCAACTATGAGGCCGAGCACGCCGGTCGTGTCATTGACATGGTGGTGCGCCCGACCGGGCTGGTGGACCCACAAATCGAGGTCCGTCCGGCGCTGACCCAGGTCGATGACTTGCTGTCGGAAATCACCAAGCGCGTCGCGGTCGAGGAGCGGGTGCTGGTCACCACGCTGACCAAGCGCATGGCCGAAGACTTGACCGATTACCTGGCTGACCACGGCGTGCGGGTGCGTTACCTGCACTCGGACATCGACACCGTGGAGCGCGTCGAGATCATCCGCGACTTGCGCCTGGGCACCTTCGATGTGCTGGTGGGGATCAACCTGCTGCGTGAAGGCCTGGACATGCCGGAAGTGTCGCTGGTGGCCATCCTCGATGCCGACAAGGAAGGCTTCCTGCGTTCCGAGCGCTCGCTGATCCAGACCATCGGCCGTGCCGCGCGTAACCTCAATGGTCGGGCGATTCTGTATGCCGATCGGATTACCGGGTCGATGGAACGGGCGATTGGTGAAACCGAGCGGCGGCGCGACAAGCAGATCGCCTTCAACCTGGCCAACGGCATCGTTCCTAAAGGGGTGACCAAGGACGTGGCCGACATCATGGAAGGCGCCACCGTGCCGGGTTCGCGCAGCAAGAAGCGCAAGGGCATGGCCAAGGCCGCCGAGGAAAACGCCCGTTATGAAGCCGAGTTGCGCTCGCCAGGCGAGATCGCCAAGCGGATCAAGGCGCTGGAAGAGAAGATGTATCAGCTGGCGCGGGATCTGGAATTCGAGGCGGCGGCGCAGATGCGCGACGAGATTACCAAGTTGCGCGAGCGGTTGATCGAGGTTTGA